The following are encoded together in the Actinoplanes sp. N902-109 genome:
- a CDS encoding NAD(P)-dependent alcohol dehydrogenase — translation MRRYAVREPGGAVQPVEVEASPLGAQEVDVAVTHCGVCSTDVGLIDDVYGVSRYPLVAGHEAIGVVAAVGAEVDPDVLRVGQRVGVAAVAGSCGACEWCLSGRQNMCPRKDDTAVRGDGGAFASVVRASDWRHVPIVPEGLPSAGAAPLLCAGATVFPPLMRHGVRPVDRVAVVGIGGLGHLAVKFAAAWGCHVTAITSNPAKAADARRFGAHDVVSYQELTKGSFDFVLSTAPGALPWDALVGALRPQGTFCQVGVPHGAVSVNPLTILTGERRIVGGVVGTPIEIRQMLDFADRHGIVAETEMFPVARIDEALDRVRKGDARYRVVLEM, via the coding sequence ATGCGAAGGTACGCGGTGCGGGAGCCCGGCGGCGCGGTGCAGCCGGTGGAAGTCGAAGCGTCGCCGCTCGGGGCGCAGGAAGTGGATGTTGCCGTCACGCATTGCGGGGTGTGCAGTACGGACGTCGGGCTCATCGATGATGTGTACGGGGTGAGCCGGTACCCGCTCGTCGCCGGGCACGAGGCGATCGGCGTGGTCGCTGCGGTCGGAGCTGAGGTGGACCCCGATGTGCTCAGGGTGGGGCAGCGGGTGGGGGTCGCCGCGGTCGCCGGGTCCTGTGGGGCCTGCGAGTGGTGTCTGTCGGGGCGGCAGAACATGTGCCCGCGGAAGGATGACACCGCGGTGCGCGGCGATGGTGGGGCGTTTGCCAGTGTGGTGCGGGCCAGCGACTGGCGGCACGTACCGATTGTTCCCGAGGGGTTGCCGTCGGCCGGGGCAGCGCCGTTGCTGTGCGCCGGGGCGACCGTGTTCCCGCCGTTGATGCGGCACGGGGTGCGGCCGGTCGACCGGGTCGCTGTGGTCGGCATCGGCGGGCTCGGGCATCTGGCGGTGAAGTTCGCCGCCGCGTGGGGGTGTCACGTCACGGCGATCACGTCGAATCCCGCCAAGGCAGCCGATGCGCGGCGGTTCGGGGCGCATGACGTGGTGTCGTACCAGGAGCTCACCAAGGGGTCGTTCGATTTTGTGCTGTCCACGGCGCCCGGGGCGTTGCCGTGGGACGCGCTGGTCGGGGCGCTCCGGCCGCAGGGGACGTTCTGCCAGGTGGGGGTGCCGCACGGGGCGGTGTCGGTGAACCCGCTGACGATTTTGACCGGTGAGCGGCGGATCGTCGGCGGGGTGGTCGGTACGCCGATCGAGATCCGGCAGATGCTGGACTTCGCGGACCGGCACGGCATCGTCGCCGAGACCGAGATGTTCCCGGTGGCGCGCATCGACGAAGCCCTCGACCGGGTTCGCAAGGGGGATGCGCGCTACCGGGTGGTCCTGGAGATGTAG